In the genome of Cercospora beticola chromosome 2, complete sequence, one region contains:
- a CDS encoding uncharacterized protein (MEROPS:MER0002489~SMCOG1053:beta-lactamase~antiSMASH:Cluster_9), with the protein MQKSTLTASLFSCLLPWALADFIDIPTYPTPRKLSSEDSLEPGAWKNFSSILDAHLQQNTSNGDATDYLAGLENVTFSVGLFSLHDPEATTHQYHYTSPQIAESEFGTKQVDADSIYRVASVSKLITVYTGLLELSEEDWDRPLTEYFPSLKNVTAKTRLQSAPGWNIITPRALSSHMSGISATGIIADSLLSLIGVAVAQNASLSGSDLQAAVDALAIASGLPPLPIESLGSCALLGCNNSLDEFVDSFKPYPPVFQPWTTPAYSNLGMFILGQVILNVTGRSYTDYESLYGEAVFDHLNMSSTFVNAPAASDASFNRSVIAGPVPNNWEFPLNGPTIPSGGILSTLNDLNKLGVGILNHTLLSAEATRAWMKPVTHSASLSYSIGAPWEIVRYLSPSSGKVIDIYTKLGDSGSYSAMLAFIPEYNVGFSYLSGYFVAPGTDGRLRDKTAFGIINTLVETLMPALEAQAASEAEANFVGTYSAGESDNSTLVIAQRTETNVTSGEGAGLYIEHWTSNGVDALPIFAGQVPRLLPAMQQAGASPDEVTFQVSLSPQWSTYAAAGLGPFTGFYDSNFAWLLFDSADAGGRYGGQGIGTFVFELDERGRAVAVTNAATGARMERAA; encoded by the coding sequence ATGCAGAAGTCTACCTTGACAGCGTCTCTCTTTTCATGTCTGTTGCCGTGGGCACTCGCAGACTTTATTGATATACCTACCTATCCCACTCCAAGGAAGCTCTCGAGCGAAGACAGCCTTGAACCTGGAGCGTGGAAGAACTTCTCATCGATCCTGGACGCACACCTGCAACAGAATACATCAAACGGTGACGCAACGGATTACCTGGCAGGCCTCGAGAACGTGACGTTCTCAGTGGGACTTTTCTCGCTCCACGATCCAGAAGCGACTACGCATCAATACCACTACACCTCTCCTCAAATCGCCGAGTCAGAATTCGGAACCAAGCAGGTCGACgcagatagtatatatcgtgTCGCAAGCGTGTCCAAGCTTATAACTGTGTACACTGGACTGCTTGAACtaagcgaagaagactggGACAGACCACTTACTGAATACTTCCCTAGCTTGAAGAATGTCACTGCTAAGACGCGACTCCAGAGCGCGCCTGGATGGAACATCATCACTCCCCGAGCCCTGTCAAGCCACATGAGCGGCATTTCAGCAACTGGCATAATTGCGGACTCGTTACTCTCATTGATCGGCGTGGCCGTGGCTCAAAACGCTTCCCTCAGTGGTTCAGATCTGCAAGCGGCTGTTGATGCTCTCGCAATCGCGTCCGGTCTTCCACCGCTTCCGATCGAGTCGCTCGGATCATGCGCATTGCTAGGATGCAACAACTCGCTGGATGAGTTCGTAGATTCTTTCAAGCCCTATCCTCCGGTATTTCAGCCTTGGACGACTCCTGCGTACTCCAACCTGGGCATGTTCATTCTGGGCCAGGTCATCCTCAACGTCACTGGCAGGAGCTACACAGACTACGAAAGCCTGTACGGGGAGGCAGTCTTCGACCATTTGAACATGTCATCGACCTTTGTCAATGCGCCAGCAGCCAGTGATGCTTCTTTCAACAGATCTGTGATCGCTGGCCCTGTGCCGAACAATTGGGAGTTTCCATTGAACGGTCCAACCATTCCTTCCGGTGGCATACTCTCAACATTGAATGATCTGAACAAGCTTGGGGTCGGCATTCTCAATCATACACTACTGTCTGCCGAAGCCACTAGGGCATGGATGAAGCCAGTCACGCACTCTGCCAGCTTGTCGTACTCGATTGGCGCGCCTTGGGAAATCGTCCGCTATTTGAGCCCTTCGAGTGGGAAAGTCATCGACATCTATACCAAACTTGGCGACTCCGGATCATATTCCGCCATGCTGGCTTTCATTCCCGAATACAATGTAGGATTCTCTTACCTGAGCGGATACTTTGTTGCGCCTGGCACGGATGGGCGATTGCGGGACAAGACTGCATTTGGTATCATCAATACGCTCGTGGAGACTCTGATGCCAGCTCTCGAAGCCCAGGCCGCAAGTGAGGCCGAAGCGAACTTTGTCGGCACATACAGTGCTGGGGAAAGCGATAATTCAACTCTTGTCATCGCACAGCGCACGGAGACCAATGTGACGTCCGGAGAAGGCGCTGGCCTGTACATCGAGCACTGGACCTCAAATGGAGTGGACGCGCTCCCCATATTCGCTGGTCAGGTTCCACGTCTGCTACCAGCGATGCAACAAGCCGGCGCTTCTCCAGACGAAGTGACATTCCAGGTTTCCCTATCCCCGCAATGGAGCACGTACGCAGCCGCTGGCCTGGGTCCGTTCACTGGCTTCTATGACAGTAACTTTGCTTGGCTCTTGTTCGATAGCGCCGACGCTGGTGGGCGATATGGAGGGCAGGGTATTGGGACGTTCGTGTTTGAGCTGGACGAGCGGGGACGGGCAGTTGCGGTGACCAACGCGGCCACAGGCGCGAGGATGGAACGAGCAGCGTGA
- a CDS encoding uncharacterized protein (antiSMASH:Cluster_9), protein MTSTPLPPTLQITHLDAWKSNLLAMGVQTALAINEPGSSSESPQYTITLPKCYYGDLILSDSEGNHLATSSKERHRKTEYHITLSEPGLESRTEVFRRTTRSNKKWRFAMKVDNGQTEYFEWRRSKGELAKDLAIRSTTWYLVRLSSLQSEEVGGGKEADDVSDGGVSSVSDSHAEESSSPEVVALWTRAKCWKTIHGVGELQLKGAGATGELGAGWSIMALMSCLSIWQKTNRDEICLVVAT, encoded by the coding sequence ATGACCAGCACACCTCTCCCTCCGACATTACAAATCACCCACCTCGATGCCTGGAAATCGAACCTCCTCGCCATGGGCGTGCAAACAGCTCTCGCAATAAACGAGCCCGGTTCATCATCAGAATCACCACAATACACAATCACCCTTCCCAAGTGCTACTACGGCGATCTGATCCTATCAGATAGCGAAGGCAACCATTTAGCAACATCGTCTAAAGAACGACATCGCAAGACCGAATACCACATCACCTTGTCAGAGCCAGGCCTCGAATCTAGAACAGAAGTCTTCCGACGCACGACCCGTTCGAACAAGAAATGGCGGTTTGCGATGAAAGTCGATAATGGACAGACGGAATACTTCGAATGGCGGCGATCGAAAGGGGAATTGGCGAAGGATCTTGCGATTCGATCTACGACTTGGTATCTCGTGCGTCTGTCGTCGCTGCAAAGCGAGGAAGTGGGAGGAGGCAAGGAAGCGGATGATGTGAGCGATGGTGGTGTTTCTTCGGTTAGTGATTCGCATGCGGAGGAATCATCGTCACCAGAGGTCGTTGCGCTTTGGACCCGGGCCAAGTGCTGGAAGACGATACATGGGGTCGGAGAGTTGCAGTTGAAGGGAGCTGGTGCGACTGGTGAGCTTGGAGCCGGATGGAGCATTATGGCACTGATGAGTTGTTTGAGCATTTGGCAGAAGACGAATCGGGACGAAATTTGTCTTGTGGTGGCGACTTAG
- a CDS encoding uncharacterized protein (antiSMASH:Cluster_9), with the protein MGDSRLLSLPEELVASIAELVPVDSILNLALSCSATFRHVEQRLEQNQRLHAEFKIQHDRLPLTSATLLRRAISDPDAIWHLRAFESWGIRPGFEKWKSWSYTWEDLYNKADGTIECYEDHSTLDAKFYQPVELVDYRMIMMDKLHMSPEETYKWTERIRDGWDEPIKGMLFALAPRLDRLNFLKYDDESIEFGEEDPLIFLCTAVRSVYDSLTIGAVWPPGFTSLRMVSICSYTEWRHNQDAFYASPSSVACLFLLPNIKVLNLSHVGQGRDEDSDYVLLPGSSSVEALGFCFVGMTLQARIMFIQACRRLLSFKSVDSDMSNWNERSELWRALSKQHGPWLESLSLEDIGGLLPEISTSFPKLKQLDCLRAADWDRDYKTFIWTNPPPLPKIQATLEAESEEHDETTAPLDLRTALPFTIERLAISSDPGSMVTTVVSKKAMRALAELAEDERFQSLKEICLYSVGHGAMGCDPVQPYDDSFARLRARNIDIHRDCDYKEHDKIHNDGDPLFFTNETEPTDCPPDE; encoded by the exons ATGGGCGACTCTCGGCTCCTTTCGCTTCCAGAAGAGCTGGTCGCGTCTATCGCCGAACTCGTCCCAGTGGACAGCATCTTGAACCTCGCCCTCTCATGCTCAGCAACCTTTCGCCACGTCGAGCAGCGGCTCGAACAAAATCAGAGACTCCATGCAGAGTTCAAAATCCAGCACGACAGACTACCGTTGACGTCGGCAACTCTCCTACGTCGGGCTATCAGTGATCCAGATGCCATTTGGCATCTACGAGCCTTTGAATCATGGGGTATCAGACCAGGCTTCGAGAAGTGGAAGTCATGGTCATACACATGGGAGGACCTTTACAACAAAGCCGATGGAACGATTGAGTGCTATGAAGATCATTCTACCCTGGACGCGAAGTTCTACCAGCCAGTTGAATTGGTAGACTACAGGATGATCATGATGGACAAGCTCCATATGTCTCCAGAAGAAACCTACAAGTGGACAGAGAGGATTCGAGATGGTTGGGACGAGCCCATCAAGGGCATGTTGTTCGCGCTTGCACCCAGACTTGATCGCCTCAATTTTCTCAA ATACGATGACGAAAGCATCGAGTTTGGCGAAGAGGATcccctcatcttcctctgcaCAGCAGTTCGATCTGTATATGACTCCTTGACAATTGGTGCCGTTTGGCCCCCTGGATTTACCTCACTGCGCATGGTCTCGATCTGCAGCTACACGGAGTGGAGACACAACCAAGATGCTTTCTATGCCAGTCCGTCAAGCGTTGCTTGCCTATTTCTGCTACCGAACATCAAGGTCCTGAATCTTTCACACGTGGGACAGGGGCGTGACGAAGACTCAGACTATGTCTTGCTACCAGGCAGTTCTTCTGTCGAGGCGCTCGGCTTCTGTTTCGTGGGCATGACGCTACAAGCACGCATTATGTTTATTCAAGCGTGCAGGCGATTGTTGTCCTTCAAGTCTGTCGACTCGGATATGAGCAACTGGAACGAGAGGTCGGAGCTCTGGCGTGCACTGTCAAAGCAGCACGGTCCATGGCTCGAGAGCTTGTCTCTGGAAGACATTGGTGGACTTCTACCTGAGATCTCAACTAGCTTCCCTAAGCTCAAACAACTTGACTGCCTCCGAGCAGCGGATTGGGACCGTGACTACAAGACCTTTATTTGGACTAATCCACCTCCACTCCCCAAGATACAAGCGACGCTGGAGGCTGAGAGCGAGGAGCATGACGAAACGACAGCCCCACTCGATCTCAGGACAGCGCTTCCGTTTACAATCGAGCGTCTGGCTATTTCCTCGGACCCAGGAAGCATGGTGACCACAGTGGTGAGCAAAAAAGCCATGCGCGCATTAGCAGAGCTCGCAGAAGACGAGCGCTTCCAAAGCCTGAAAGAAATATGCTTGTACAGTGTGGGGCATGGAGCCATGGGCTGTGATCCTGTGCAACCATATGATGATTCTTTCGCTCGTTTGCGCGCACGGAACATCGATATTCACCGTGATTGCGACTACAAGGAGCACGACAAGATCCACAACGATGGAGatcctctcttcttcacgaACGAGACAGAACCAACTGATTGTCCCCCGGACGAATAA
- a CDS encoding uncharacterized protein (antiSMASH:Cluster_9) → MPPMAGVEQCIVAIVSAFRGGAELLEATWEQRFGSRRLAETEYELPVREKTLQNALFDAANVCQSKMNERQRQLQKRFAIGDSNAMSELSAIMVHLQVQVINALQTARCSGGDTLDFTSLQSTVMIMRSNTLQSMERLSQRLLSGTASDGIAKQLLQRRQSDPFGSKGSNHSMSSTSMHDPAVERRRRYRASLGPLTAVSRYDSPTTGAAYMQFRAEDRVHLDRLASLWSISSVSSCRSISDSSSSCGSSISSHIGEIEVPETAQATRRIVLAPRVETKADEGAIRKPPPSALPRHDPIPEVLHHPAKKDAVPDSPAPLLEAMDRKDALSTKSRKNKGYQAVSKVLSRVANRYRKLRS, encoded by the coding sequence ATGCCACCCATGGCAGGAGTCGAGCAATGCATTGTCGCCATTGTCTCAGCTTTTCGTGGTGGGGCCGAGCTTCTGGAAGCGACGTGGGAGCAGAGATTCGGGAGCAGGCGACTCGCAGAGACTGAGTACGAGCTCCCGGTGAGAGAGAAGACGCTACAGAATGCCTTGTTCGATGCCGCGAACGTTTGCCAGTCCAAAATGAACGAGCGACAACGTCAACTGCAGAAACGTTTCGCCATTGGAGATTCTAATGCCATGTCAGAGCTCAGCGCAATAATGGTCCACTTGCAAGTACAAGTCATCAATGCTTTGCAAACTGCGAGATGTTCCGGAGGCGATACTCTTGACTTCACGAGCTTGCAGAGCACTGTAATGATCATGAGAAGCAACACGCTGCAAAGTATGGAACGTCTTAGTCAACGTCTGCTCTCTGGAACAGCGTCCGACGGCATAGCGAAGCAGCTGTTACAAAGGCGACAATCTGATCCATTCGGCTCGAAGGGGTCAAATCACTCTATGAGCTCAACCTCGATGCACGATCCTGCAGTGGAACGCCGGCGTCGATACAGGGCCAGTCTTGGTCCGCTCACCGCCGTCAGTCGATACGATTCCCCAACAACAGGAGCAGCATACATGCAGTTTCGCGCAGAAGACAGAGTGCACCTTGACCGACTAGCCTCTCTTTGGTCGATCAGTTCAGTCAGTAGCTGTCGGAGCATTTCCGATTCCAGCTCCTCGTGTGGATCGTCGATATCATCTCATATAGGAGAGATTGAAGTCCCAGAGACTGCACAGGCCACGCGGCGTATTGTTCTTGCTCCGCGGGTGGAAACGAAGGCGGACGAGGGAGCCATTCGGAAACCGCCACCATCAGCGCTGCCTCGCCATGATCCAATACCAGAGGTTCTTCACCATCCAGCAAAGAAGGACGCGGTTCCGGATTCTCCCGCTCCTCTTCTCGAAGCGATGGATCGCAAAGATGCATTGTCAACAAAATCGCGCAAAAACAAGGGCTATCAAGCTGTTTCAAAGGTTTTGAGCAGAGTTGCAAACCGTTACAGAAAGTTGCGGTCATGA
- a CDS encoding uncharacterized protein (MEROPS:MER0000263~antiSMASH:Cluster_9) codes for MNNRYAALAAILLPLARCITPEQMISAPRYSPAIPNPSGEWAFYTSKNYSFEKHEASTTWKLLHLPTGDITDLPWNANVSEAVWVGPTNTSVLYVNTTNPDTPGGVTLYTLDLVDAKAEPHLVASLPAPYAGLKAATTSSDDINFVINCLAYANNGSAYNEELATKPAHKGMLYEAFPVTYLDSYIPQERYAIFSGVLKKSSNPSGYTFDGTTKNLLRNLNYNVTRPESPQVGNDRDPGDYDLSPDGSLVAFLTLAPDRPKGIHTVNYIYLVPHDGSSAPEQLNGPGSKAPVNSRGFTYGPKFSPDGRKVAYSQQDDPAYGWDRFRLYVADVGSKEVHAVAEDWGYSVDGYKWTPGSKELYAKVDYYAATRLFPIPADAPANYKPTNVTGATKVRDFFFLPDGKALVSADAAWASFLLYTVAPDGDTHYYYKSNERDSELVGLGPHDIDSYWYEGTLGDQQQAFMVFPTNFDPKKVYSMAFIVHGGPQSFAGSLWSTRWNFKTWADQGYIVVLPNPTGSTSYGQALTDRIQGEWGGLTYDDLVNAHKYACDNFQYINCSNSIGAGASFGGYMMNWIQGRNLGRQFKALVNHDGVTSTYSLWAQDGIDFAVNQFNGTLFEQPGRSVYDRWDPLQYASNWSTPMFVIHSEKDYRIPISEGFTVFTVLQYLGVPSRFLKFSDEGHYITHPENSLFWHQEIFNWINYWTGKIDKLSDNAITQ; via the exons ATGAACAACCGATACGCTGCATTGGCGGCGATCTTGTTGCCATTGGCACGATGCATCACGCCCGA GCAAATGATATCAGCACCACGGTACAGTCCTGCGATTCCTAACCCAAGCGGAGAATGGGCATTCTACACAAGCAAAAACTATTCGTTCGAAAAGCACGAAGCGTCAACGACATGGAAGCTTTTGCATCTTCCGACTGGGGACATTACTGATCTGCCATGGAACGCCAATGTCTCCGAAGCCGTCTGGGTAGGGCCGACCAATACTTCAGTCCTGTATGTCAACACAACCAATCCAGACACTCCGGGAGGGGTGACTCTATACACTCTAGATCTCGTCGATGCCAAAGCTGAGCCCCACCTGGTGGCTTCTTTGCCAGCACCATACGCGGGACTCAAAGCTGCGACCACCTCTTCGGACGATATCAATTTCGTGATCAACTGTTTGGCGTATGCGAACAATGGGTCCGCGTACAACGAAGAATTGGCAACGAAGCCTGCTCACAAAGGCATGCTATACGAAGCGTTTCCAGTAACCTACCTCGATAGCTACATCCCTCAGGAGCGGTACGCAATTTTCTCTGGCGTGctcaagaagagcagcaaccCTTCCGGCTATACTTTTGATGGAACGACAAAGAATCTGCTACGAAACCTCAATTATAATGTCACAAGACCGGAGAGTCCTCAGGTTGGAAATGACCGTGACCCCGGCGACTACGATCTGAGCCCAGACGGGTCACTGGTGGCATTTCTGACACTCGCTCCAGATCGGCCCAAAGGAATTCACACTGTCAACTACATATATCTCGTTCCTCACGACGGTTCTTCCGCTCCAGAGCAGCTGAATGGTCCAGGCAGCAAAGCGCCAGTTAATTCTCGGGGCTTCACCTATGGTCCCAAATTCTCACCAGACGGCAGGAAAGTCGCATACAGTCAGCAGGATGACCCTGCATATGGTTGGGATCGCTTTAGGTTGTATGTGGCGGATGTGGGTAGCAAGGAAGTTCACGCAGTAGCAGAAGATTGGGGTTACTCCGTGGATGGCTACAAATGGACGCCCGGAAGTAAGGAGCTCTATGCTAAAGTCGACTACTATGCAGCAACACGACTTTTCCCGATACCAGCAGATGCGCCTGCGAACTACAAGCCTACAAATGTCACAGGCGCTACGAAAGTCAgagacttcttcttccttccgGATGGCAAGGCGCTAGTCTCAGCAGACGCTGCTTGGGCCTCGTTCTTGCTCTATACGGTAGCTCCAGATGGGGATACGCATTACTACTACAAATCCAATGAGCGGGATTCAGAGCTCGTTGGTCTTGGCCCGCACGACATCGACTCCTACTGGTACGAGGGAACCTTAGGAGATCAACAGCAGGCTTTCATGGTCTTTCCAACAAACTTTGACCCGAAGAAAGTTTACAGCATGGCTTTCATTGTCCATGGAGGTCCGCAGTCCTTTGCAGGAAGCCTATGGAGTACCAGGTGGAATTTCAAGACCTGGGCTGACCAAGGATACATTGTGGTGCTCCCAAACCCCACTGGCAGTACATCATACGGCCAGGCTCTGACTGATCGCATACAAGGCGAATGGGGCGGCCTGACGTACGATGATCTCGTGAACGCTCACAAGTATGCCTGCGATAATTTTCAATACATCAATTGCAGCAACTCCATTGGAGCCGGAGCATCATTCGGCGGGTACATGATGAACTGGATCCAGGGACGAAATCTCGGGCGTCAATTTAAAGCTCTCGTCAATCACGACGGCGTCACGAGCACATACAGCCTGTGGGCACAAGACGGCATCGATTTCGCTGTCAATCAATTCAATGGCACGCTATTCGAACAGCCGGGTCGGTCAGTGTACGATCGCTGGGACCCTTTGCAATATGCGAGCAATTGGTCTACTCCCATGTTTGTCATTCATAGCGAGAAGGACTACCGAATCCCGATCAGTGAAGGTTTTACCGTCTTCACTGTGCTGCAGTACCTCGGTGTTCCTTCGAGGTTTTTGAAGTTTTCTGACGAGGGACACTACATCACTCATCCAGAAAACAGTTTATTCTGGCATCAGGAGATTTTCAATTGGATCAACTATTGGACGGGAAAAATCGATAAGCTGAGTGATAATGCGATCACGCAGTGA